The following are encoded together in the Triticum dicoccoides isolate Atlit2015 ecotype Zavitan chromosome 6B, WEW_v2.0, whole genome shotgun sequence genome:
- the LOC119321917 gene encoding subtilisin-like protease SBT1.4, whose product MELSLTPLAALCVLLAFAVVAPPVAATEVEVEIRTAEVQSSYIVHVAAGHAPRLPRRGLLTTRAYGSFLRDQFPVELSSPAPRVLYSYSHAATGFAARLTGRQAARLASSGSVLAVVPDVMQELHTTLTPSFLGLSPSSRLLPASNGASDVVIGVLDTGVYPEGRASFAADASLPPLPPGKFRGGCVSGPSFNGSALCNNKLVGAKFFHKGQKAARGSAFGEDSESPLDTNGHGTHTSSTAGGSAVADAAFYDYARGKAVGMAPGARIAVYKVCWKGCASSDILAAFDEAIADGVDVISLSLGSNGKAPDFYSDMTAVGAFHAVSKGIVVSASAGNSGPKESTAVNVAPWFLTVGASTLNRQFPADVVLGNGETYTGTSLYAGEPLGATKIPLVHAGEVGSKICEAGKLNATMVAGKIVFCDPGVYARAAKEQAVKLAGGAGAIFGSPEAYGEQAMTSAYVHPATAVTFAAAEKIKKYISAQTSPTATIVFRGTVVGPTPPSPRMASFSSRGPNTRAAEIFKPDVTAPGVDILAAWTGANSPSELASDTRRVKYNIISGTSMSCPHVSGIAALLRQARPEWSPAMIKSALMTTAYNIDSAGGVIGDMSTGKASTPFARGAGHVDPNRAVDPGLVYDAGTEDYITFLCALGYTDKQIAVFGSSTNCSTRAGSSVGDHNYPAFSVVFTANKLAVVRQRRVVRNVGGDARATYRAKVTAPDGVLVTVSPRTLRFTATQKTQEYVITFAQRIFGSVKGNHTFGSIEWSDRKHTVTSPIAITWPASKVADM is encoded by the coding sequence atggagctcagtctcacaccactCGCGGCTCTGTGCGTcctgctcgccttcgccgtcgtAGCCCCTCCGGTGGCGGcaacggaggtggaggtggagatcAGGACGGCGGAGGTGCAGTCTTCCTACATCGTGCACGTCGCGGCCGGGCACGCGCCACGGCTGCCGCGCCGCGGCCTGCTGACGACCCGTGCGTACGGCTCGTTCTTGCGCGACCAATTCCCCGTCGAGCTCTCCAGCCCGGCGCCGAGGGTGCTCTACTCCTACTCGCACGCCGCCACGGGCTTCGCGGCGCGGCTCACGGGGCGCCAGGCCGCGCGCCTCGCGTCCTCGGGCTCCGTGCTCGCCGTCGTGCCCGACGTGATGCAGGAGCTGCACACCACCCTCACGCCGTCCTTCCTCGGCCTCTCGCCGTCCTCCAGGCTGCTCCCGGCGTCCAACGGCGCCAGCGACGTCGTCATCGGGGTCCTCGACACCGGCGTGTACCCGGAAGGCCGCGCGTCCTTCGCTGCCGACGCGTCGCTGCCGCCGTTGCCGCCCGGCAAGTTCCGCGGCGGGTGCGTCTCGGGACCGTCGTTCAACGGCTCCGCGCTATGTAACAACAAACTCGTCGGCGCCAAGTTCTTCCACAAAGGGCAGAAAGCTGCGCGCGGCAGTGCGTTCGGTGAGGACTCTGAGTCGCCGCTCGACACCAACGGCCATGGCACCCACACCTCCTCCACCGCCGGCGGCTCTGCTGTTGCCGATGCAGCCTTCTACGATTACGCCAGAGGAAAGGCCGTCGGCATGGCCCCGGGCGCGCGCATTGCCGTCTATAAAGTGTGCTGGAAAGGGTGCGCGAGCTCTGACATCCTCGCCGCGTTTGATGAGGCGATCGCGGACGGTGTCGATGTCATCTCTCTCTCCCTCGGCTCCAACGGCAAGGCCCCAGACTTTTATAGCGATATGACCGCCGTGGGCGCGTTCCACGCCGTCAGCAAGGGCATCGTCGTCTCGGCTTCCGCGGGAAACTCCGGCCCCAAAGAGTCCACCGCCGTGAACGTCGCGCCATGGTTCTTGACAGTCGGCGCATCCACCCTCAATCGCCAATTCCCGGCCGACGTCGTTCTCGGCAACGGCGAGACCTACACTGGTACTTCTCTCTACGCGGGCGAGCCGCTGGGCGCGACCAAGATACCACTGGTCCACGCAGGGGAAGTGGGCTCAAAAATATGCGAAGCAGGGAAGCTGAATGCCACCATGGTAGCCGGGAAGATCGTCTTCTGCGACCCTGGCGTGTACGCCCGGGCTGCCAAAGAACAAGCCGTAAAGCTCGCTGGTGGTGCCGGAGCAATCTTCGGAAGCCCCGAAGCATATGGCGAGCAGGCCATGACCAGCGCCTATGTCCACCCCGCCACGGCTGTCACATTTGCCGCTGCCGAGAAGATCAAGAAGTACATAAGCGCGCAGACATCGCCTACTGCGACGATCGTGTTCCGTGGCACCGTGGTCGGCCCGACGCCTCCTTCCCCTAGAATGGCGTCCTTCTCGAGCCGCGGCCCGAACACCCGCGCGGCGGAGATCTTCAAGCCGGACGTGACCGCGCCAGGCGTGGACATCCTCGCCGCTTGGACGGGGGCTAACTCACCCTCGGAGCTCGCCAGCGACACGAGGCGAGTGAAGTACAACATCATATCGGGCACGTCCATGTCATGCCCGCACGTGAGTGGCATCGCCGCGCTGCTCCGGCAGGCGAGGCCGGAGTGGAGCCCCGCCATGATCAAGTCGGCCCTGATGACCACCGCGTACAACATCGACAGCGCTGGCGGCGTCATCGGTGACATGTCCACGGGCAAAGCGTCCACGCCATTCGCGCGAGGGGCCGGGCACGTCGATCCCAACCGCGCGGTCGACCCGGGATTGGTGTACGATGCCGGCACGGAGGACTACATCACCTTTCTGTGCGCGCTGGGCTACACAGACAAGCAGATCGCCGTGTTTGGCTCGTCCACCAACTGCTCGACGCGCGCGGGCTCCTCCGTCGGCGACCACAACTATCCGGCCTTCTCGGTGGTGTTCACCGCGAACAAACTGGCGGTCGTCAGGCAGCGCCGCGTCGTCCGCAACGTCGGCGGCGATGCCAGGGCTACGTACAGGGCCAAGGTCACCGCCCCGGACGGCGTGCTCGTCACAGTGAGCCCCCGGACGCTGAGGTTCACCGCGACGCAGAAGACGCAAGAGTACGTGATCACCTTTGCGCAACGAATCTTCGGGAGCGTCAAGGGGAATCACACGTTCGGGTCAATCGAGTGGAGCGACCGCAAGCACACGGTGACTAGCCCCATCGCCATCACCTGGCCAGCGAGCAAGGTTGCGGACATGTGA